The following are from one region of the Pantoea cypripedii genome:
- a CDS encoding DoxX family protein, which produces MRYISLDNYRDTIILIARVALMVLFIIFGWQKLTAFSYTAGYMQSLGLPLPSVAAAVAVIAEFGFGVLIALGFFTRPLALLMAVYTLVTSFIGHPYWHMTGMDQYANMINFYKNISIIGGLLLLALIGPGRFSLDRR; this is translated from the coding sequence ATGCGTTACATTTCACTGGATAACTATCGTGACACCATCATTCTTATTGCGCGTGTTGCTCTCATGGTGCTGTTCATTATTTTTGGCTGGCAGAAACTGACGGCTTTCAGTTATACCGCCGGATATATGCAGAGCCTGGGGCTACCTCTGCCTTCTGTCGCCGCAGCGGTTGCTGTGATTGCTGAGTTTGGCTTTGGTGTGTTGATTGCGCTGGGTTTCTTTACCCGTCCGCTGGCGCTGCTGATGGCGGTGTACACGCTGGTCACCTCCTTTATCGGCCATCCTTACTGGCACATGACGGGTATGGATCAGTATGCCAACATGATTAACTTCTATAAAAATATCAGCATCATTGGCGGTCTGCTGCTGCTGGCGCTGATCGGTCCGGGCCGCTTCTCACTTGACCGTCGATAA